The Anopheles coluzzii chromosome 2, AcolN3, whole genome shotgun sequence genome window below encodes:
- the LOC125906842 gene encoding serine protease 56-like: MAPYVVLSVLVLSVTPLFLPPTDAIVRGERVRKRGMFPFAVSLQLADANWTHFCGGTHLGEGWILTAAHCIIPLRKGNLTQMVAVIGGASLDDSTVERLPIVETHLLDSYNPVTMVGDIALLRAALPTTPSSKPEGDTQSTLRLPNDTYHTAANGELCYIFGYGSGSYDGPISRTLHYGTVLALELDRCIGMMGAVVAPPTDSGMFCAIGRSDACKGDSGGGYVCQRPPSTQFVLRGVISYGVGCGAPGTPGVYTDVAYYLRHFPIGPTGSA, translated from the exons ATGGCACCGTACGTGGTGCTTTCGGTGCTAGTGCTAAGTGTAACGCCACTGTTTCTGCCACCCACCGATGCGATCGTGCGCGGTGAACGTGTCCGCAAGCGGGGGATGTTCCCGTTTGCCGTTTCGTTACAGCTGGCCGATGCAAACTGGACACACTTCTGTGGCGGTACGCATCTGGGCGAGGGCTGGATACTAACCGCGGCGCACTGCATCATACCGCT GCGAAAGGGCAATCTAACGCAAATGGTGGCGGTAATTGGTGGCGCCAGTCTGGACGATAGTACCGTCGAACGTTTACCCATCGTTGAGACGCACCTGCTGGATAGTTACAATCC CGTAACGATGGTAGGCGATATCGCATTGCTTCGGGCAGCGTTACCAACGACGCCGAGCAGCAAGCCGGAAGGCGATACACAGTCAACGTTACGCCTACCGAACGACACCTATCATACGGCTGCTAACGGTGAGCTGTGTTACATCTTCGGCTATGGGTCCGGCTCGTACGATGGGCCAATcagccgaacgctccactacgGTACGGTGCTGGCCCTCGAGCTGGACCGATGCATTGGAATGATGGGAGCGGTCGTAGCGCCACCAACCGACTCTGGAATGTTTTGTGCCATCGGGCGGTCCGATGCTTGCAAG GGTGATTCCGGCGGAGGCTACGTGTGCCAGCGCCCACCGTCCACGCAGTTTGTGCTGCGCGGCGTCATCTCGTACGGGGTCGGCTGTGGGGCACCGGGAACGCCCGGCGTCTACACCGACGTTGCCTACTATCTGCGCCATTTTCCGATCGGTCCGACCGGTTCGGCTTAA
- the LOC120953979 gene encoding organic cation transporter protein: protein MGQEQEDHTVGDGEQRKGDEQQQQQQQQLDESPAQLKNGTAKLTVQSAGDLKQTILDGLEKKGDRGLWLWVLFILCLTPNILNGFHVSSYVFLGQLPKNYYCMVPELLQAGWSHEEIRNITSPTGSTKNGTCTIYTWNYGQLSELNYNDALSYTQSHPPPAEVNCLATAGTGTGSWHMYYDQPDGVSIVPEWDLLCERTALRSTVQVALSIGKFVGASSFGVISDKYGRKTSFSIAATLYIVAGLLTTFSPFYALLLLGRIGLGASASGVFYPAFALLTENIGKRHRSWMSIAFNFSYPLGMLCLALAAYLIQPWRDLSLALTVPSFLLVIHLYFLVESPRWLLSKGRERKAYRMVFGHSAPQELIDSATVAEKHQAAAEAETDPAPVPFSTRLKQSFSEFTKLYGTTVLCRRALICHFTWCITSLCYYVTALNADNFAANRNVYVATTGSVDIVAYILSMIVLAYFGRRSSSFCFFLYAGVCLLVVLTIPPDNTTLLVTLAMLGRVGITAVYAIVTLHTAELFPTEIRNTALGICSTMAHVGSIAAPYITDLLGRLAWWIPTTICGCSVLLAGALTLLHPETRDAALKDHAQQERHATHAADEEMDEKGEKPIANN from the exons ATGGGACAGGAGCAGGAAGATCACACAGTGGGCGATGGTGAGCAACGGAAAGGagatgagcagcagcagcagcaacagcaacagctcgATGAGTCTCCCGCCCAGCTAAAGAACGGCACCGCTAAGCTGACCGTCCAGTCGGCAGGCGATCTGAAGCAAACCATTCTCGACGGGCTGGAGAAAAAGGGCGACCGTGGGCTGTGGCTATG GGTCCTGTTCATCCTCTGCCTGACGCCCAACATCCTGAACGGGTTTCACGTCTCGTCGTACGTGTTTCTGGGCCAGCTGCCGAAAAACTATTACTGCATGGTGCCGGAGCTACTGCAGGCCGGCTGGAGCCACGAGGAAATACGCAACATCACCTCACCAAC GGGCAGCACGAAAAATGGCACCTGCACGATCTACACCTGGAACTATGGGCAGCTGAGCGAGCTGAACTACAACGATGCGCTCAGCTACACCCAGTCCCATCCACCGCCGGCCGAGGTAAACTGTCTCGCGACGGCgggcaccggcaccggcagcTGGCACATGTACTACGACCAACCGGACGGCGTATCGATCGTACCGGAATGGGATCTGCTGTGCGAGCGGACCGCACTCCGTTCGACCGTCCAGGTCGCCCTGTCGATCGGCAAGTTTGTCGGTGCGTCCAGCTTCGGCGTCATCTCGGACAAGTACGGGCGCAAGACGAGCTTTTCGATTGCGGCCACACTGTACATCGTGGCCGGGCTGCTTACGACCTTTTCGCCGTTCtacgcactgctgctgcttgggcGCATCGGGCTCGGTGCATCCGCTTCCGGGGTGTTCTATCCCGCCTTTGCTTTGC TGACGGAAAACATTGGCAAACGGCACCGGTCCTGGATGAGCATTGCGTTCAACTTTTCCTACCCGCTCGGTATGCTCTGTCTGGCGCTGGCCGCCTATCTCATCCAGCCGTGGCGCGATCTTTCCCTCGCCCTGACCGTACCGTCCTTCCTGCTCGTGATCCATCTTta CTTCCTGGTTGAATCTCCCCGCTGGTTGCTTAGCAAGGGCCGCGAACGGAAAGCGTACCGGATGGTGTTCGGGCACAGCGCACCCCAGGAGCTGATCGACAGTGCGACGGTGGCGGAAAAGCATCAAGCCGCCGCGGAAGCGGAAACCGACCCGGCCCCGGTACCGTTCAGCACGCGGCTAAAGCAATCGTTCAGCGAGTTTACCAAGCTGTACGGAACGACCGTACTCTGCCGGCGGGCTCTTATTTGCCACTTTACGTGGTGCATTACGTCGCTGTGTTATTACGTTACAG CACTCAATGCCGATAACTTTGCGGCTAATCGAAACGTGTACGTTGCGACCACCGGCTCGGTAGACATCGTGGCGTACATACTCTCGATGATCGTGCTGGCGTACTTCGGTCGGCGCAGCTCCTCGTTCTGCTTCTTCCTGTACGCCGGCGTCTGTCTGCTGGTGGTGCTAACCATCCCGCCCGACAACACGACCCTGCTGGTAACGCTCGCGATGCTGGGCCGCGTCGGCATTACCGCGGTGTACGCGATCGTGACGCTGCACACGGCGGAGCTGTTCCCGACCGAGATACGCAACACGGCGCTCGGCATCTGCTCGACGATGGCGCACGTCGGCTCGATTGCGGCACCGTACATTACGGATCTGCTCGGCCGGCTCGCCTGGTGGATACCGACCACGATCTGCGGCTGCTCGGTGCTGCTGGCCGGTGCGCTCACCCTGCTGCATCCGGAAACGCGCGACGCCGCGCTGAAGGATCACGCCCAGCAGGAACGGCACGCAACGCACGCGGCCGACGAGGAGATGGACGAGAAGGGCGAAAAACCGATCGCGAACAATTGA
- the LOC120953978 gene encoding Werner syndrome ATP-dependent helicase homolog — MSFAKDKPNDSDEPGPEHLKTLSASFGHTSFRPMQWRIIHSIIVQRRDNCAIMTTGYGKSLTYQFPSVFLDRLTFVVSPLISLMQDQVMALNLCNIPACLLGSAQKESRLADIKAGLLRVVYLTPEYIATDAGESLLRAVQDQLVLFAIDEAHCLSKWGHDFRPAYRNLGVIRKLCPKVPILVVTATATQKVRDDIVASLGLVRPQVLCTGFDRPNLEFIVRPKSPLGPMHDIQPLVAENRDGSTIVYCLTRKQTDDIVGLLQAKRIDCAPYHGGMSLNRRKEVLESFVTDRVRVIVATIAFGMGIDKPDVRLVIHYGASKDLESYYQEAGRAGRDGQPARCIIYWSASDFKTHEFLRSEIPSSVKATQEELGRRMAEYVELRDCRRRFILNYFEGVMPAEAHKAEQGQATAPKLRCCDNCTRGGLAKDCERYEGIDADGCYNFAPDAELFLKAIGAFYGAVSMAMPIMLLRGSKNKKLPERFHTNALHGKGKHRDEDWWKGLCTLLEREGYLSKTKITNQFNKFAQGVHYQLAPAGRRWLADGGKDRKLLLKPTTTMFRSLTVIKPASLYETAQLPAARPPATQQDLRQELVKSLLKKRAELATTYECMPYMIASNAALHAMATRQPLNLQEMKDIQLDGFSDAKLQKFGREFLVCIQQQRNLLPGAGSSTTQHQPNQPTIEGLSATKATSYSLWKTEGKSIAEIAAIRSLKEATIIEHILDAVRAGLPVEERDVSRLGVWEDVYAAIAMHLPTDLGQSITLTSIKERCPPEITFNQVKVVLTWERWRRLRAKETPPASQPKPVEKKVTKVVDEEEENAFNASLQDMIDDDDEDLFPTDVDASGVPQKSSTEQPHQNNTSPCMDDMFNDDDDDMLDFAELDRLEASMVGQEEDIPSSSSPTITTTTSNVPSDAVQTTASQHSTEANDSNRQEIPRNAPPRERTVNLKRIMYEDDDEEDKPSSSEKKTAADDAAKAASRTRTVNLKRIMYEDDEDDDDDSGKEDKDCNRQHFYQLPKRMA; from the coding sequence ATGTCCTTCGCCAAGGACAAACCCAACGACAGCGATGAACCAGGCCCGGAGCATCTAAAAACCCTGTCCGCCAGCTTCGGCCACACATCGTTCCGGCCGATGCAGTGGCGCATCATCCACTCCATCATCGTGCAGCGGCGGGACAACTGTGCGATCATGACGACCGGTTACGGCAAATCGCTCACCTACCAGTTCCCGTCCGTCTTTCTCGACCGGCTGACCTTCGTCGTATCGCCCCTGATCAGCTTGATGCAGGATCAAGTGATGGCGCTGAACCTGTGCAACATACCCGCCTGTCTGCTCGGCTCGGCCCAGAAAGAATCGCGCCTGGCGGACATCAAAGCAGGCCTGCTGCGCGTCGTTTACCTTACGCCCGAGTACATTGCGACCGACGCTGGCGAGTCGCTGCTCCGAGCGGTGCAGGATCAGCTCGTCCTGTTCGCGATCGATGAAGCGCACTGCTTAAGCAAATGGGGCCACGATTTCCGGCCCGCCTACCGCAATCTGGGCGTGATACGGAAGCTCTGCCCCAAGGTGCCGATACTGGTGGTTACTGCGACGGCCACGCAAAAGGTGCGGGACGATATCGTTGCCTCGCTCGGGCTTGTACGGCCCCAGGTGCTCTGCACCGGGTTCGATCGGCCGAACCTGGAGTTTATCGTGCGGCCGAAATCACCGCTCGGGCCGATGCACGACATACAGCCACTGGTGGCCGAAAATCGGGACGGAAGCACCATCGTCTACTGTCTGACGCGCAAGCAAACCGACGACATTGTGGGGCTGCTGCAGGCCAAGCGCATCGACTGTGCGCCGTACCACGGCGGCATGTCGCTCAACCGGCGGAAGGAGGTGCTGGAAAGCTTCGTGACCGATCGGGTGCGCGTGATCGTGGCAACGATCGCGTTCGGCATGGGCATAGATAAGCCGGACGTGAGGCTCGTCATACACTACGGCGCGTCGAAGGACCTGGAAAGCTACTACCAGGAAGCGGGCCGGGCGGGCCGAGACGGCCAGCCGGCCCGCTGCATCATATACTGGAGCGCGAGCGATTTCAAAACGCACGAATTTCTGCGATCGGAAATCCCCAGCTCGGTGAAGGCAACGCAGGAAGAGCTCGGCCGCCGGATGGCCGAGTACGTGGAGCTGCGCGACTGTCGGCGGCGGTTCATACTGAACTACTTCGAGGGCGTCATGCCGGCCGAGGCGCACAAAGCGGAGCAGGGGCAAGCGACCGCACCGAAGCTCCGCTGCTGCGACAACTGTACGCGCGGCGGTTTGGCGAAGGATTGCGAGCGGTACGAGGGGATCGATGCGGACGGCTGCTACAACTTTGCGCCCGACGCGGAACTGTTCCTGAAGGCGATCGGGGCGTTTTATGGCGCGGTCAGCATGGCAATGCCCATCATGTTGCTGCGCGGTTCAAAGAACAAAAAGCTGCCCGAACGGTTCCACACGAACGCGCTGCACGGAAAGGGCAAGCATCGGGACGAGGACTGGTGGAAGGGGCTCTGCACGCTGCTCGAGCGGGAAGGCTACCTGAGCAAGACGAAGATCACGAACCAGTTCAACAAATTTGCACAGGGAGTGCACTACCAGCTTGCACCTGCCGGGCGCCGCTGGCTTGCGGACGGTGGCAAAGATCGCAAGCTGCTACtcaaacccaccaccaccatgttCCGTTCGCTGACCGTCATTAAGCCCGCCTCACTGTACGAGACGGCGCAGCTGCCGGCAGCCCGGCCGCCCGCAACACAGCAAGATCTGCGCCAAGAACTTGTCAAGTCGTTGCTGAAGAAGCGTGCCGAGCTGGCGACGACCTACGAGTGTATGCCGTACATGATCGCGTCGAACGCGGCCCTGCACGCGATGGCCACCCGGCAGCCGCTCAACCTGCAGGAGATGAAGGACATCCAGCTGGACGGGTTTTCCGACGCGAAGCTGCAAAAGTTTGGGCGCGAGTTTCTGGTGTGcatacagcagcagcgcaatcTGCTGCCCGGTGCCGGCAGCTCAACGACGCAGCACCAGCCCAACCAACCCACGATTGAGGGACTGTCCGCAACGAAAGCCACGAGCTATAGTTTGTGGAAAACGGAGGGCAAATCGATTGCCGAGATTGCCGCTATAAGAAGCCTCAAGGAGGCGACCATCATCGAGCACATACTGGACGCGGTACGGGCGGGGCTGCCCGTTGAGGAGCGCGATGTGAGCCGGCTGGGTGTTTGGGAGGATGTGTACGCAGCGATTGCGATGCATCTGCCCACCGATCTCGGCCAATCGATTACGCTCACCTCTATTAAGGAACGCTGTCCACCGGAGATTACGTTCAATCAGGTAAAGGTTGTGCTGACCTGGGAGCGATGGCGACGGCTGCGCGCGAAGGAGACACCGCCAGCTTCTCAACCGAAGCCGGTCGAAAAAAAGGTGACGAAAGTGGtcgacgaagaagaagagaacgCTTTTAACGCTTCACTACAGGACAtgatcgacgacgacgatgaggatCTGTTCCCAACGGACGTGGACGCTAGTGGTGTCCCGCAGAAAAGTTCCACCGAACAACCGCACCAGAACAACACATCACCGTGCATGGACGATATGTtcaacgatgacgacgatgatatGCTTGATTTTGCCGAGCTCGATCGGCTCGAAGCATCGATGGTAGGGCAGGAGGAGGACAttccatcgtcatcgtcgccTACAATCACTACTACTACCAGTAATGTGCCATCGGATGCAGTACAAACGACGGCAAGCCAGCATTCCACGGAAGCGAACGATAGTAATAGGCAGGAAATCCCGCGGAACGCACCACCCCGGGAGCGCACCGTAAATCTGAAGCGCATTATGTacgaggacgacgatgaaGAGGACAAACCATCATCGTCGGAGAAAAAGACGGCCGCGGACGACGCGGCGAAAGCAGCTTCCCGCACACGTACAGTTAATTTGAAGCGCATCATGTACGaggacgacgaagacgacgatgatgacagCGGTAAGGAGGATAAGGATTGCAACCGCCAGCACTTCTACCAGCTGCCCAAACGAATGGCCTGA
- the LOC120953980 gene encoding protein CREG1 yields MTIPSVTYKQFGETVVPVAPVGTKRWIVLYIMVTAILLTTLACWNNLSGGSLIEMFEDDSDAPPPHTEYAKMARYLVHKAEWVSMGSLSTVDAIKGFPMVNIISVADSARGEKSTGTLYFYLTMLDYTAQDLDRDNRLTVMLTLDQDLYCTRNGIDPMEPTCARIMVSGRADKIENGTAEYAFGSRAMFSRHPAAQKWIQTDGHNFFLCKLNITQIAVLDFYGGPHYVTMADYLAADPDKRSKAASSSSSSSNTSDRQIPPRFSTTEGTTAMP; encoded by the exons ATGACGATTCCGTCGGTCACGTACAAACAGTTCGGCGAAACGGTGGTCCCGGTTGCACCGGTCGGCACCAAGCGATGGATCGTGCTGTACATCATGGTCACGGCAATACTGCTGACCACGCTCGCCTGCTGGAATAACCTTTCCGGGGGGTCACTGATAGAAATGTTCGAAGACGATAGCGATGCGCCGCCACCGCACACCGAGTACGCCAAGATGGCACGCTACCTGGTGCATAAGGCCG AATGGGTTTCGATGGGCTCGCTCTCGACGGTGGACGCAATCAAGGGCTTCCCGATGGTGAACATCATCTCGGTGGCGGACAGTGCGCGTGGCGAAAAGTCCACCGGCACTCTGTACTTCTACCTGACCATGCTCGACTACACCGCCCAGGATCTGGACCGGGACAACCGGCTGACGGTGATGCTGACGCTTGACCAGGACCTGTACTGCACGCGCAACGGTATCGATCCGATGGAACCGACCTGCGCCCGCATCATGGTCTCGGGCCGGGCGGACAAAATCGAGAACGGTACCGCCGAGTACGCGTTCGGCTCGAGGGCCATGTTTAGTCGCCATCCGGCAGCGCAGAAGTGGATCCAAA CCGATGGGCATAACTTTTTCCTCTGCAAGCTGAACATCACGCAAATCGCTGTACTTGACTTTTACGGCGGTCCGCACTACGTTACCATGGCCGATTACCTGGCAGCGGATCCTGATAAGCGCAGCAAAGccgctagcagcagcagcagcagcagcaacaccagcgaCCGCCAAATTCCGCCCCGTTTTTCAACGACCGAGGGCACGACGGCGATGCCATAG